Proteins encoded together in one Chloroflexota bacterium window:
- a CDS encoding response regulator produces the protein MTPMVEGAKKRVLVVDDDPEITTMLEVMLELHGFAVQVAHGAAQGMAALAVDPPDVVLLDVTMPHVSGLELCRYVRREPHLAKLPVIVFSARANDEHVQQALEVGATMFLKKTASRDELLGALDRALGQAG, from the coding sequence TTGACCCCGATGGTCGAAGGCGCAAAGAAGCGAGTTTTGGTGGTGGATGATGACCCCGAAATCACCACGATGCTTGAGGTGATGCTGGAGCTTCATGGCTTTGCCGTGCAGGTGGCGCACGGCGCGGCGCAGGGCATGGCGGCGCTGGCAGTTGACCCGCCGGATGTGGTGTTGCTGGATGTGACGATGCCCCACGTTTCGGGCCTGGAGTTGTGCCGTTATGTGCGGCGCGAGCCACACCTGGCAAAGTTGCCAGTGATTGTCTTCTCGGCTCGCGCCAACGACGAGCATGTGCAACAGGCCCTGGAGGTCGGGGCGACGATGTTTCTCAAAAAGACGGCCAGCCGTGATGAGTTGTTGGGGGCTTTGGATCGGGCGCTGGGGCAGGCCGGGTAA
- a CDS encoding nucleotidyltransferase family protein: MIGAIVLAAGLSTRMGRPKHTLPWGETVIARRVVDVLAESGPDEIVVVTGNAREDVEAALRGSTARAVFNPGFANGSMLTSLQAGLRALEESACEVALVALGDQPQIEAGVVRAVIKQWRMNRPPILAPSFNGRRGHPILFARSFWPHIFSASSDLSPRDLLQAHAEQVVYLAVSTDSVLRDIDTPDDYEREARVTLQT, encoded by the coding sequence ATGATCGGCGCAATTGTTCTCGCGGCGGGGCTTTCCACTCGCATGGGCCGGCCCAAGCACACCTTGCCCTGGGGCGAGACGGTGATCGCCCGGCGTGTGGTGGACGTGCTGGCCGAAAGCGGTCCGGATGAGATCGTGGTCGTCACCGGCAACGCCCGCGAGGACGTGGAAGCCGCCTTGCGCGGGTCAACCGCCCGCGCCGTCTTCAACCCCGGCTTTGCCAACGGCAGCATGCTCACCTCACTGCAAGCAGGGCTGAGGGCGCTGGAAGAGTCAGCTTGTGAAGTGGCGCTCGTGGCGCTGGGCGATCAGCCGCAGATCGAGGCCGGGGTGGTCAGGGCGGTGATTAAACAGTGGCGGATGAACCGGCCTCCGATCCTGGCTCCAAGTTTCAATGGCCGGCGCGGCCATCCGATCCTGTTTGCCCGATCCTTCTGGCCTCACATTTTCTCCGCCTCATCCGATTTGTCGCCCCGCGACTTGTTGCAGGCGCACGCCGAACAGGTCGTTTACCTGGCGGTGTCCACAGACTCGGTGTTGCGCGACATTGACACGCCCGACGATTACGAGCGCGAAGCGCGGGTTACTTTGCAAACGTAA